The proteins below are encoded in one region of Candidatus Bathyarchaeota archaeon:
- a CDS encoding LLM class flavin-dependent oxidoreductase, with protein MVNYNLKIGTQGPIFPPFDNVIKTMKKLDEIYDSVWWPDHLMGWIPDALWKPNMIDVAEFQKSPHTFLEPLTIMAAVANHTSKTLLGTAVTETFRRHPAMLAQAFLTLDNISKGRVILGLGAGEAENIIPYGIKWHSPARRLQESIEIIRLLWSGKKIDYDGKIWKFKNAILSLPSYNQGQYPPIWIGAHSKRTMEITGKLGDGWIPEHLEVDEYFEKLTQIREVAKKEGREPEDVTPALLTSLILSEDHEACHSMFNSAAAKAYALLTPNERYVKYGYQHPFGEFDAYKEYIPINVSEKEILSALDKVPEEICEHRYIHGNADEAIKAIEEYAEKGLEHIILWNLTPLCDYKKTKESFKIQLEVVQYFKENK; from the coding sequence TTGGTAAATTATAATCTAAAAATTGGTACCCAGGGGCCAATTTTCCCGCCATTCGACAATGTTATAAAGACTATGAAAAAACTCGACGAAATCTATGATTCAGTTTGGTGGCCAGATCACTTAATGGGATGGATTCCTGATGCACTATGGAAGCCTAATATGATAGACGTAGCTGAATTTCAAAAGAGCCCACATACGTTCTTAGAGCCTCTCACAATAATGGCTGCGGTTGCAAATCATACTTCAAAAACATTACTTGGCACAGCGGTTACTGAAACCTTTAGAAGACATCCAGCAATGTTAGCTCAAGCTTTTCTTACACTCGATAATATATCTAAAGGTAGAGTTATTCTAGGTTTAGGAGCAGGAGAAGCGGAAAACATAATTCCTTACGGAATAAAGTGGCATTCACCTGCTAGAAGGCTCCAAGAGAGTATTGAAATCATTAGACTTCTTTGGTCAGGAAAGAAGATTGATTATGACGGAAAAATTTGGAAGTTTAAAAACGCTATTCTATCCTTGCCTTCATATAATCAAGGTCAATATCCACCCATTTGGATTGGAGCCCATTCTAAAAGGACTATGGAAATAACAGGAAAATTGGGGGATGGTTGGATTCCAGAGCATCTAGAAGTGGATGAATATTTTGAAAAACTAACTCAAATTAGAGAAGTTGCTAAAAAAGAAGGGAGAGAACCTGAAGACGTTACACCGGCTCTGCTTACTTCTTTAATACTAAGTGAAGACCATGAAGCTTGCCACAGTATGTTTAATAGCGCTGCAGCGAAAGCCTATGCTCTATTGACTCCTAACGAGAGATATGTAAAATATGGCTACCAGCATCCTTTCGGTGAATTTGATGCTTACAAAGAGTATATTCCGATAAATGTGAGTGAGAAAGAGATCTTATCTGCTTTAGATAAGGTTCCAGAGGAAATATGTGAGCATAGGTATATTCATGGAAATGCAGATGAAGCTATCAAAGCAATTGAGGAATATGCAGAGAAAGGCTTAGAACATATAATTCTATGGAATTTAACTCCCTTATGCGATTATAAAAAAACTAAAGAGTCCTTTAAAATTCAACTTGAAGTTGTTCAATATTTTAAAGAAAATAAATAA
- the ulaG gene encoding L-ascorbate 6-phosphate lactonase: MSKEKSFGGLIDKIELMTTNREIDRQTWLSEVFPEWGTFLNEEIENTVVKSNTFALWWFGACSFFLKTPKNANLLIDNYSGPSIAATWERHKWAGVMKQTGAKSQVWLRLNPHVVDPFAFKEVDALVSTHDHLDHCDIYTIKPLIKNTDCKFIGPPKSCLKFVEYGVPKERIVEVNVGDSYKIKDVEIVATESADKTVLFEVDDPAKEFNKATLNYVFKTSAGNIYDAGDSHYSNMFFKHGKEFDIDLALVAFGDNPDGMTDKMTSYDCFRVAKALKTKVLIPVHYDNWSTVQGDPLEVERIVREKAPWIKTIIMQWGGKFEYPTDSDMGRYKYPKHEDKFRPELSWEYGKERKIIY; encoded by the coding sequence ATGAGTAAAGAGAAAAGTTTTGGTGGACTAATTGATAAAATTGAATTGATGACAACAAATAGGGAAATAGATAGGCAGACTTGGCTATCCGAAGTATTTCCAGAGTGGGGGACCTTTCTTAACGAAGAGATTGAGAATACAGTAGTAAAGTCTAATACTTTCGCACTTTGGTGGTTTGGAGCCTGCTCATTTTTCCTTAAGACTCCAAAGAATGCAAATCTCTTGATTGACAATTATAGCGGTCCTTCAATTGCAGCAACCTGGGAGCGACACAAATGGGCAGGAGTTATGAAACAGACAGGGGCTAAAAGCCAAGTGTGGCTTAGACTCAACCCACATGTCGTAGATCCATTTGCTTTCAAAGAGGTTGATGCATTAGTATCAACGCATGATCATCTAGACCATTGTGATATTTACACGATAAAGCCATTGATAAAAAATACAGATTGTAAATTCATAGGTCCGCCCAAATCATGTCTAAAATTTGTTGAATACGGGGTTCCAAAGGAAAGGATTGTCGAAGTAAATGTTGGCGACTCTTATAAAATAAAGGATGTAGAAATAGTTGCCACAGAATCTGCTGATAAAACTGTTCTGTTTGAAGTAGATGATCCGGCAAAGGAATTTAACAAAGCAACTCTGAATTACGTCTTTAAGACTTCTGCTGGGAACATATACGATGCAGGAGACTCGCATTATTCTAATATGTTCTTCAAACATGGGAAGGAATTTGATATTGACCTAGCTTTAGTTGCTTTTGGGGATAACCCTGACGGAATGACTGATAAGATGACATCTTATGATTGCTTTAGAGTCGCAAAAGCACTTAAGACCAAAGTCCTAATCCCGGTGCACTATGACAACTGGTCTACTGTCCAAGGTGATCCACTTGAAGTGGAAAGAATAGTTCGTGAAAAAGCTCCTTGGATTAAGACAATCATTATGCAGTGGGGAGGGAAATTTGAATATCCAACCGACTCTGATATGGGAAGATACAAGTATCCAAAACATGAAGACAAATTCAGACCTGAATTATCATGGGAATATGGTAAAGAAAGAAAAATTATTTACTGA
- a CDS encoding DUF4386 domain-containing protein, translating to MITKSFAKRLCGFLFLFILVTNAASVALGNKIGEEDPVAKLLMINDNPNQFLISIVSALISHVSIIALIVMLYFVFSSYNKLLMVMATIFRLGEALIHIYNEINFLQLIDMAKEYADASYAEKIVLSASANVILQTKNLTFPLALALLAIGALAYCILFVTRKAIPTIIAWLGLTASALSVVGSGIKFVEPGFDILFKIGFPLMMLFEITFGGWLLFHSHKSARFRK from the coding sequence ATGATTACTAAAAGCTTCGCGAAGAGATTGTGTGGATTTCTATTTCTGTTTATCTTGGTTACCAATGCCGCGAGTGTGGCATTGGGTAATAAGATAGGTGAAGAGGATCCAGTCGCCAAGCTTCTAATGATTAATGATAATCCGAATCAATTCCTGATAAGCATCGTCTCGGCGCTCATATCGCATGTTAGTATTATTGCTCTTATTGTAATGTTGTACTTCGTTTTCAGTTCATATAACAAATTACTAATGGTTATGGCGACCATCTTCCGTCTAGGAGAAGCCTTGATACATATCTATAATGAGATAAACTTTCTGCAGCTTATCGATATGGCAAAGGAATACGCGGATGCTAGTTATGCTGAGAAGATTGTATTGAGTGCTTCAGCTAATGTCATCCTGCAAACGAAAAACCTTACATTCCCATTGGCCTTGGCCCTGCTCGCCATTGGCGCACTAGCGTACTGCATCTTGTTTGTCACACGCAAAGCAATACCAACTATAATTGCTTGGTTAGGGCTTACAGCTAGTGCTCTCTCAGTCGTTGGTAGCGGGATAAAATTCGTAGAACCTGGCTTTGACATCCTTTTCAAGATTGGATTCCCGTTGATGATGCTGTTTGAAATAACCTTCGGAGGATGGTTATTATTTCACTCCCACAAAAGTGCACGCTTTAGAAAATAA
- a CDS encoding DUF4386 domain-containing protein: MSVDPSWKGFYKVGGFSLATSGVLLYMFVLSKIITQQPLVLTPEAVLNNPIPPTISFLIAIIGEVLLLFGILGLYLSLKNVNKIHMLIATGFGLAAVPMFLVSRGQIISLLPLSGKYMATTSETLRAAYIASATRALGLENIYATMAMILLNIAVIIIGFTMLKGVFSKGIGYLAIVAGIITIFAPPLAIMGAPVIIPITGLVLSGIWNIAAGVKLYKLG, translated from the coding sequence ATGAGTGTAGATCCATCTTGGAAGGGTTTTTATAAGGTAGGGGGTTTCTCCCTCGCGACGAGTGGAGTTCTCCTCTATATGTTCGTTCTCTCCAAAATCATCACGCAACAACCTCTTGTACTAACTCCAGAGGCAGTCCTTAATAATCCCATCCCCCCAACCATTAGTTTCCTTATAGCAATCATTGGAGAGGTACTTCTGTTGTTCGGAATATTGGGGCTCTATCTCTCTTTGAAGAATGTCAATAAGATCCATATGCTGATAGCCACTGGATTTGGATTGGCAGCTGTGCCCATGTTCCTTGTTTCGCGTGGCCAGATCATATCTCTACTCCCATTAAGCGGTAAGTACATGGCTACAACCAGCGAGACCCTGCGAGCGGCATACATAGCATCAGCAACCCGCGCATTAGGATTAGAAAATATTTACGCAACCATGGCTATGATCCTCCTTAATATTGCGGTCATCATTATAGGCTTTACCATGCTGAAGGGAGTCTTCAGTAAGGGCATAGGCTACTTGGCTATAGTTGCAGGCATCATAACCATCTTTGCACCTCCCTTGGCAATAATGGGGGCCCCAGTCATAATACCAATTACTGGACTAGTCCTATCAGGTATCTGGAATATAGCCGCTGGTGTCAAACTCTACAAACTGGGGTAA
- the albA gene encoding DNA-binding protein Alba: MQKIDFNFWTIIGGEKKMTETDVKSESIDNKKSRSQFPKDSIFVGSKPVMSYVTAVMMHFSGNMSELTVKARGNAISRAVDVVEVCRRRFFNDQLTVGDIAIGTDVIGESGDTRNVSTMEIKLNKSD, from the coding sequence TTGCAAAAAATAGACTTCAATTTCTGGACGATAATCGGAGGTGAAAAGAAGATGACTGAGACTGATGTTAAATCTGAATCAATCGATAATAAAAAGTCTAGATCTCAATTTCCAAAAGATTCAATATTTGTTGGGAGTAAGCCGGTGATGAGTTATGTGACTGCGGTCATGATGCATTTCTCTGGCAACATGAGTGAATTGACAGTGAAGGCTAGAGGGAACGCAATAAGCCGTGCTGTGGATGTAGTTGAGGTCTGTCGAAGGCGATTCTTTAATGACCAATTGACTGTCGGCGATATTGCAATAGGGACAGATGTTATTGGAGAAAGCGGAGATACAAGAAATGTTTCGACAATGGAGATAAAACTCAACAAATCAGATTAG
- a CDS encoding cold shock domain-containing protein, whose product MEGQIKFFNSPRGYGFISTAEGGKDAYVHSDDIQDSAELNEGDKVSFDVVQEDRGPRAKNVKKL is encoded by the coding sequence ATGGAAGGCCAAATTAAATTCTTCAACTCTCCAAGAGGCTATGGATTTATCTCTACTGCTGAAGGCGGTAAAGATGCGTATGTACATAGTGATGATATCCAAGATAGTGCAGAGCTTAACGAAGGAGACAAGGTCTCTTTTGATGTTGTCCAAGAGGACAGAGGACCTAGAGCGAAGAACGTTAAAAAACTATAA